TGTTTGAatcaaatgtgttttgttaatttttagtGGATATATAAAGTCAGTTCACACAGGTGTAGAGAATCACATTAACTACCAACATCATCCACTAactaaccacacacacacacacacacacacacacacaatactaATCTGATCAACTGTTTTAGcttctttctatctgtctaagtgtttgtgcatgtttctTTACAGCTGTGTATTTGTGAATTTAATGCATGACAAAGGAAAAATCAGTGGTGAAATGTTTCCTAACAGTGCAGTTTACATCTTACCAAAGCAAAATCTGCTGTATAAATAATCCTAATGATGTGAGTACACACTAACCCCGGTCCTGTGAACGGATGGATGTGTTGTGGAGTATATTGAGCTCCACCCCCCCTCTCTAATATCTGTGAGATCAGGAGGTGTTTCTAGGTGAATCTGATTCAGCATGTGCACTTACTCCGAGCGCGGTGCGATCAGATGCTCCGGACCGTGAGCGCGAGCGTGTGGATGATGCCGCCGGCTGTGTCGCTGACGCTCGTCTGCGCGATGCTGTGCGTGTCCGCGTGCGTCGCGTTGTGTCCGCCGCGCTGCGAGTGTTCGGAATCTCAGCGGAAGGTGCGGTGCGTGTCTGCCGCGCTCCTCCGGGTCCCCGCCGCGATCCCGAGCGACACGAGCAGCCTGATCATCACCGGAAACGCGATTCACAGACTCGACCACAGCGCGTTCAGCGAACTGCAGAACGTCACACACCTGAACCTCAGCAACAACGGGTGAGAAAACACACTGTCACTAAACTATAATATCTGTCTACGCAATAACGGGTGAGGGAGGATAGTGTTAGTAAACAaccagtctgtctgtctatccatccatctgtcttttCCAATATCTATTGtctttctatcatctatctacctgtctgtctgtctagccatctatctgtctatctacctgAATGTCCATCCATCTCTATTTCTgaatatctgtctatccatttgTCTATCTGTATGTCaatgtctatctatccatccacatGTCTCtgaatatctatccatctatctatctacctgtctatccatccatctacccattgtttgtctgtctatccatcatctatctgcctatctatccatctgatTTCTGTCTAATGATCTGTCTATCcatcagtctgtctctgaatatCTACCCATCTGTTTATCATTCTGCCTGACTGTCTATCCATCCACGATTTGCCTGTCTATCCACCATCTAtctatttttctgtctgtccatctgaaTGTCTGTCTAATGATCTGTCTACCAATCAGTCTGTCTCTAAATATCTATCCATTTGTTTATCTAGCCAGCTATTGTCTATCATTCTGCCTgactgtctgtccatccatctaccatttgtctatccatctatcagtctatctatctggCTGTCTATCAATCCATCTATTATTTGTCTGTTTATCCATCATCTATCTGCCTGTCTACCCATCCGTTTGTCTGTCTAATaatctgtctatccatcagTCTATCTCTGAATATCCATCcgtttatctatctattgtctATATTTCTGCCTGACTGTCTATCCATTATTTGTCTGTCTAAtgatctgtctatccatccatctatctctGAATACTGTATCTATCCTTCTGTTTATCTAGCTAGCTAGCTATCGTCTGTCTATCAATCTAGCTAtcacctgtctatctatccatccatctattatttgtctgtctatccatcatcTATTTATCTgcctgtctatccatctatttgtCTGCCTATCCATCTACTGGTCTGTCTATCtctgaatatctatctatctatcatctatctattatttgtctatccatccgtctatGTCTGAATACtctatctttctatttatctagctagctagctatctatctatcaatctagcTATCACCTgcctgtctatccatccatctattatttgtctgtctatccatcatctatttatctgtctgtctatccatccatttgtctGCCTATCCATCTATTGGTCTGTCTATCTCTGAATATCTATCCATTTATTATTTgtctatccatccgtctatctcTGAATACTGTATCTGTCCATCGGTTTATCTGTCTAGCTATCGTTTATCTTTCTACCTgactgtctatccatccatccattatttgTCTGTCTATTCATCATCTATCTGCCTATtcatctgtttgtctatctatctatccaccaTTATAGTCTGTATTTTTACTATCCTAATACAGTTTTAGTGACATGCTCTTGCTGATtcatatattttactgtttaaaatccTCCAACTTTCTTTCTATTCCGCCAGTATTATGGAGATCGGCTCGCACGCGTTCTCCTCTCTTCTCATGCTGCGTTCCCTAATCCTGAACAACAACCAGCTGGTTCTGATCCATCCCGAGGCGTTCTCAGTGCCCGGCAGCCCTCTCCAGGAGCTCAGCCTGCGCTCGTCCCTCTATAACTACACGTCTCTGACCGACCTCATCACCGCCCTGCGCTGGGGTGAGCTCACCAACCTGCTGCGGCTCGACCTGTCGGGCAACCGGCTCGTCCTCTTGCCGCCGGGGATGTTCGCTCCTCTGCCAAACCTGCAGCGTCTGCATCTGCGCAACAACTCTCTGGTGGCCGTCTACAACAGCACGTTCTCTGGTGTCGAGCAACTTCTGGAGCTGGATTTGACCGGGAACGCGTTCAGAACTATCAGCGACGAGGGTCTGCGTGAGCTGGAGCGACTCGGTCATGTGCGTCTGCTGTTGGGTCAGAATCCTTACTCGTGCACGTGTGAAGCGCAGGAGTTTGCCAACTGGCTGAACAGTTCAAAGGTCAGGGTGGGCGATGTGGACAGGTTATACTGCGAGTTTCCTGCTAGTCTGCATGATGCATCCTTGCGGGGTCTTAGCGCGCAACTGCTGGGGTGTTACGGTAAAGCGCGTGAAGAGATTACCGACTTGTCCCTACAAACTTCCTACGTGTTTCTTGGATTAGTGCTGGGATTCGTCGGCATGATCTTCCTCTTGGTCGTCTACCTCAACCGAAAGGGTATCAAGAAGTGGATCACAGACATACACGAAGCCTGTCGAGACGTGCTGGAGGGGTATCATTACCGTTACGAGATCGACTCGGACCCACGACTGGGGCGCGTTTCACACGGTCAGCAGGGTCGGCCTCGAATGGACCCGCGCTTGGCGCACATCTCTACAGACTCCCGTATCACACAGATCCCATCCGACGTGACACTGTAATTGCACAGTGAACCCATTTCTATAGTAgatatttcatttcagtttgtaGCAAAGTGGTGTGCTTGATGTTTTCTAAATAGACCAAACTGAGGAAAATCAGTAGTGGTTGGCAGATGCCAAGTAGAGAGATATCTGACTGATACATGATGTAATGCCAATAAATGCATGATATATGCTAATacaatatacaatttatttggAAAACATCTACCAATGCAAGAAGAGTCAACACAAAGACATGGAAAAAAGACTGTAAAAGCATATAAAGGTTGAACTTGTGATTGTGTAGGATTGCAGTAGTttaaacaaacatgcacacttaaaaataaaggttctttattgggtTCAACGGTTCTGTGAATAACCTTCACCATTGTTTACAGTGgctaaaggttctttagattattaaaggagaagtccacttccagaacaacagtttacaaataatgtactcacccccttttcatccaagatgttcatgtctttctgtctttagtcgtagagaaattatggtttttgaagaaaaatatttcaggatttttcttcatataatggacttcattggtgcccgattttgaacttccaaaatgtagtttaaatgcagcttcaaatgtctctaaatgatctcagacgaggaagaagggtcttatctagtgaaacaatcggttattttttacgagaaataaaaatttgtatactttttaagcacaattagtgatgggtcgttcttgaatgattcctGTCGaacgaaaacttgtc
The sequence above is drawn from the Labeo rohita strain BAU-BD-2019 chromosome 16, IGBB_LRoh.1.0, whole genome shotgun sequence genome and encodes:
- the tpbgl gene encoding trophoblast glycoprotein-like; this encodes MLRTVSASVWMMPPAVSLTLVCAMLCVSACVALCPPRCECSESQRKVRCVSAALLRVPAAIPSDTSSLIITGNAIHRLDHSAFSELQNVTHLNLSNNGIMEIGSHAFSSLLMLRSLILNNNQLVLIHPEAFSVPGSPLQELSLRSSLYNYTSLTDLITALRWGELTNLLRLDLSGNRLVLLPPGMFAPLPNLQRLHLRNNSLVAVYNSTFSGVEQLLELDLTGNAFRTISDEGLRELERLGHVRLLLGQNPYSCTCEAQEFANWLNSSKVRVGDVDRLYCEFPASLHDASLRGLSAQLLGCYGKAREEITDLSLQTSYVFLGLVLGFVGMIFLLVVYLNRKGIKKWITDIHEACRDVLEGYHYRYEIDSDPRLGRVSHGQQGRPRMDPRLAHISTDSRITQIPSDVTL